In the Helianthus annuus cultivar XRQ/B chromosome 11, HanXRQr2.0-SUNRISE, whole genome shotgun sequence genome, one interval contains:
- the LOC110890148 gene encoding phosphatidylinositol/phosphatidylcholine transfer protein SFH13 has protein sequence MSGFEGVDVFDEVRERRLDLDISEDERRRSKIGALRKKAINASNKFTHSLKKRGKRKVDYRVPSVSIEDVRDASEERAVHELRQKLIDKDLLPERHDEYHTLLRFLKARDFHIERTIRMWEDMLNWRKEYGADTILEDYEFEELEEVLQHYPHGYHGVDREGRPVYIERLGKAHPSRLMRITNIDRYLKYHVQEFERAFCEKFPACSIAAKKQICSTTTILDVQGLGLKNFTPSAASILGAMAKVDNNYYPETLHRMFVVNAGSTFKRYIWPAAQKFLDAKTISKIHVLEPKSLGKLLEAIDPSQLPDFLGGSCACPVEGGCLRSNMGPWNDPEIMKVVNNAEATFIRQITSVSSDQQKVDSYVQVHPVKGRRSDASTIESGLDFEENLCSLTTRTSSMNPKLESVCEEVMESASPVYYNCHDHFSPVEELSISHNRSISDMLVNLWLDIIYEKIVKNSLNIIGRPLVFLFARLIALTGSQPVEFWRRQNNAYPANAVEKEAETESEPENDREDNGFPFAERLQNLEVLLEELKNKPADIPVEKEHMLHDSLERIKSVEFDLNKTKSVLHATVVKQLEIAALMENMKDTKFRRRRIC, from the exons ATGTCAG GGTTTGAAGGAGTTGATGTTTTTGATGAAGTAAGGGAAAGAAGGTTGGATTTAGACATTTCTGAAGATGAAAGAAGAAGATCTAAAATTGGAGCTCTGAGAAAGAAAGCGATAAACGCTTCTAACAAGTTCACTCATTCACTTAAGAAAAGGGGGAAAAGGAAAGTTGATTACAGAGTTCCTTCGGTTTCGATTGAAGATGTACGCGATGCAAGTGAAGAAAGAGCTGTTCATGAACTCAGGCAAAAACTTATTGACAAAGACTTGCTTCCTGAGAGACATGATGAGTATCATACCTTGTTGAG GTTTTTGAAGGCAAGGGATTTTCACATTGAGAGAACGATCCGAATGTGGGAAGATATGCTAAATTGGCGAAAAGAGTACGGGGCAGACACAATACTAGAG GACTATGAATTTGAAGAACTCGAAGAAGTATTACAGCATTACCCTCACGGGTACCATGGAGTTGATAGAGAAGGAAGGCCTGTTTATATCGAAAGGCTTGGGAAAGCGCACCCCAGTAGACTTATGCGCATTACCAACATCGACCGTTACCTAAAATATCACGTCCAAGAATTCGAACGGGCTTTTTGTGAGAAATTCCCAGCTTGTTCAATTGCAGCCAAGAAGCAGATATGTTCTACTACAACAATTCTTGACGTGCAAGGCTTG GGATTGAAGAATTTTACTCCCAGCGCTGCAAGTATTCTTGGAGCTATGGCAAAGGTTGACAATAACTATTATCCTGAG ACATTACATCGTATGTTTGTGGTCAATGCTGGCTCCACCTTCAAAAGATATATATGGCCTGCTGCTCAAAAATTCCTGGATGCAAAAACAATTTCAAAAATTCACGTGTTGGAGCCCAAGTCATTGGGGAAACTGCTTGAAGCCATTGACCCGAG CCAATTGCCTGATTTCCTTGGTGGTTCGTGCGCGTGTCCAGTTGAGGGTGGTTGCCTTAGGTCTAACATGGGTCCGTGGAATGACCCTGAAATTATGAAG GTTGTGAATAATGCAGAAGCCACATTTATAAGACAAATCACCAGTGTTTCTAGTGATCAACAGAAAGTTGATTCTTATGTACAAGTACACCCTGTAAAG GGTAGGAGAAGTGATGCATCAACTATCGAATCAGGATTAGATTTTGAAGAAAATCTTTGTTCTCTAACTACTCGAACGAGTTCTATGAATCCAAAATTAGAATCAGTTTGTGAAGAG GTGATGGAATCTGCTTCACCTGTTTATTATAACTGTCATGATCATTTTAGTCCCGTTGAAGAACTTTCTATTTCTCATAATAGATCTATTTCCGATATGTTAGTTAACCTATGGTTGGATATTATTTACGAGAAGATAGTGAAGAACAGCCTCAATATAATAGGAAGACCACTTGTGTTCTTGTTTGCAAGACTGATTGCTTTGACTGGAAGTCAACCCGTTGAGTTTTGGAGAAGACAGAACAATGCATATCCCGCGAATGCAGTGGAAAAAGAAGCTGAAACAGAATCCGAACCAGAAAATGATAGGGAAGATAACGGGTTTCCATTTGCTGAGCGACTTCAGAATCTTGAAGTGTTATTGGAAGAACTCAAAAACAAGCCTGCTGATATACCTGTTGAGAAAGAACATATGTTGCATGATTCTTTGGAGAGGATTAAATCTGTTGAATTTGATCTTAATAAAACCAAAAGT GTACTTCATGCGACAGTGGTAAAGCAACTTGAGATTGCAGCGTTGATGGAAAATATGAAGGATACTAAATTCCGC CGACGAAGGATTTGTTGA
- the LOC110890149 gene encoding GPI-anchored protein LLG1 — MVTSSTSMKMLISFLFLCCISTCFSSPLSISDGVFTSEPSIGRNLLQAKKPCPVNFEFMNYTIITSRCKGPQYPAKLCCDAFKDFACPYSDDLNDLSNDCSSTMFSYINLYGNYPPGLFANLCRDDKIGLICPALAPGTARNNVGADSNNSPNIHSWSILTLTVGFIIYVFLLM, encoded by the exons ATGGTTACTTCTTCAACAAGTATGAAGATGTTGATCTCGTTTCTCTTTCTATGCTGCATCTCCACCTGTTTCTCCTCTCCTCTTTCCATTTCAG ATGGTGTCTTCACATCTGAACCTTCAATCGGACGGAATCTTCTTCAGGCTAAGAAAC CTTGCCCTGTAAACTTTGAGTTCATGAACTACACGATCATCACAAGCCGTTGCAAAGGACCACAATACCCTGCTAAACTCTGTTGTGATGCTTTTAAAGATTTTGCTTGCCCTTACTCCGATGACTTGAACGATTTGTCAAATGACTGTTCTTCAACAATGTTCAGCTACATCAACCTCTACGGGAATTACCCACCCGGGCTCTTTGCTAACTTGTGTCGGGATGACAAAATCGGTCTGATCTGCCCTGCTTTAGCACCAGGAACAGCAAGGAACAATGTCGGGGCTGATTCTAACAACAGCCCCAACATCCACAGTTGGTCAATATTGACGTTAACTGTGGGTTTCATAATCTACGTGTTCCTGTTAATGTAA
- the LOC110890150 gene encoding GPI-anchored protein LLG1 produces MKILISFLLLLCCISTCFSSPPVSINSEPSFGRNLLQAKKACPISFEIMNYTIITSRCKAPQYPPTPCCDAFKEFACPYAADLNDLSNDCSSKMFGYINTYGNYSEGLFANLCRDDKIGLICPASPPTNVIGADSNNSPNIHGSSLLMLTVGFLILFMLI; encoded by the exons ATGAAGATTTTGATCTCATTTCTCCTCCTTCTATGCTGCATCTCTACTTGTTTCTCTTCTCCTCCTGTTTCCATTAATTCAG AACCTTCATTCGGCCGGAACCTTCTTCAGGCTAAGAAAG CTTGCCCTATAAGCTTTGAGATCATGAACTACACGATCATCACAAGCCGTTGCAAAGCACCACAATACCCTCCTACACCTTGTTGTGACGCTTTTAAAGAATTTGCTTGCCCATACGCTGCTGACTTAAACGATTTGTCAAACGACTGTTCATCAAAAATGTTCGGCTACATCAATACCTATGGTAACTATTCAGAAGGGCTCTTTGCTAACTTGTGTCGGGATGACAAAATCGGTCTGATCTGCCCTGCTTCACCACCCACCAATGTTATCGGGGCTGATTCTAACAACAGCCCCAACATCCACGGTTCGTCATTATTGATGTTAACCGTTGGGTTCCTTATCTTGTTCATGTTGATTTAG